A single genomic interval of Musa acuminata AAA Group cultivar baxijiao chromosome BXJ3-4, Cavendish_Baxijiao_AAA, whole genome shotgun sequence harbors:
- the LOC135636056 gene encoding probable galacturonosyltransferase 12 — translation MQLHISPSMRHVTVFPGKGVREFIKVKVTSRRLSYKMVIYSLLFMTFLLRFIFVLTAMDTIEGETQCSSLGCIGKRLGPRMWRRPDSASVTVPEEIYRMLEGPEPDEPTAGSDVPQTLEEFIEEMKSDRTDAKTFALRLRAMVSLLDQKTRVAKIQEYLYRHVASSSIPKPLHCLALRLAQEHSTNVGARHQLPAPERVPALVDPELYHFVLASDNVLAAAVVAASLVANALLPGSVVLHVITDRKTYAPMQAWFSLHPLAPAVVEVKALHHFDWFTRGRVPVMEAMEKDRAARSHFRGGSSAIVANVSEKPIIVAAKLQALSPKYHSVMNHIRIHLPELFPSLNKVVFLDDDVVVQADLSPLWDIDLQGKVNGAVETCRGADKFVMSKRLKHYLNFSHPLISKNFQPDECAWAYGMNVFDLEAWRKTNISVTYYHWLQMNLESDLSLWQLGTLPPGLIAFHGHVHVIDPYWHMLGLGYQENTTVEDAEKAAVVHFNGRAKPWLDIAFPEIRPLWAKYLNLSDKLIRACNIRA, via the exons ATGCAGCTCCACATATCGCCCAGCATGAGGCACGTCACAGTGTTCCCGGGGAAGGGGGTGAGGGAATTCATCAAAGTTAAGGTTACATCCCGGAGGCTTTCATACAAGATGGTCATCTACTCCCTTCTCTTCATGACGTTCTTGCTCAGGTTCATCTTTGTATTGACGGCAATGGATACCATCGAGGGAGAGACCCAGTGCTCTTCTTTAG GATGCATAGGCAAGAGATTGGGTCCAAGAATGTGGAGGCGGCCGGACTCAGCCTCAGTG ACTGTTCCAGAGGAGATTTATCGGATGTTGGAAGGACCCGAGCCGGACGAACCGACGGCTGGGTCGGATGTACCGCAGACGTTGGAGGAATTCATCGAAGAGATGAAGAGCGACAGAACCGATGCCAAAACGTTTGCCTTGCGGCTCAGAGCAATG GTCTCGCTGCTGGACCAAAAGACGAGGGTGGCCAAGATACAGGAGTACCTGTACCGCCACGTGGCGTCCAGCAGCATCCCCAAGCCGCTCCATTGCCTGGCCCTCCGGCTGGCCCAGGAGCACTCCACCAACGTCGGGGCCCGTCACCAGCTGCCGGCCCCGGAGCGGGTCCCTGCCCTGGTGGACCCCGAGCTGTACCACTTCGTCCTAGCCTCCGACAACGTGCTCGCCGCCGCGGTGGTGGCCGCCTCCCTCGTGGCCAACGCCCTCCTCCCGGGCTCGGTGGTGCTGCACGTGATCACGGACCGCAAGACATACGCGCCCATGCAGGCCTGGTTCTCGCTGCACCCGCTGGCCCCCGCGGTCGTGGAGGTGAAGGCGCTGCACCACTTCGACTGGTTCACCAGGGGGAGGGTCCCGGTGATGGAGGCCATGGAGAAGGACCGGGCTGCTCGGTCGCACTTCCGGGGAGGATCCTCGGCGATCGTCGCAAACGTTAGCGAGAAACCCATCATCGTGGCGGCCAAGCTGCAGGCTTTGAGCCCCAAGTATCACTCTGTCATGAACCATATAAGAATCCATCTGCCTGAG TTGTTTCCTAGCCTTAACAAGGTCGTGTTTCTCGATGATGACGTCGTCGTCCAAGCCGATCTTTCGCCATTATGGGACATTGATCTACAAGGCAAAGTAAATGGCGCGGTGGAGACATGCAGGGGCGCGGATAAATTTGTGATGTCAAAGAGATTGAAGCACTATTTGAACTTCTCTCATCCGCTAATATCTAAAAATTTCCAACCGGATGAGTGTGCTTGGGCATATGGCATGAATGTCTTCGATCTAGAGGCGTGGAGGAAGACCAACATCAGTGTCACTTATTACCACTGGCTACAGATG AACTTGGAATCAGATTTGAGTCTTTGGCAGTTGGGGACTCTACCTCCAGGCTTAATAGCCTTCCATGGTCATGTCCATGTCATTGATCCTTACTGGCACATGTTGGGTCTTGGCTACCAAGAAAATACTACGGTGGAGGATGCAGAGAAAGCAGCTGTGGTCCATTTCAACGGCAGAGCTAAGCCTTGGTTGGACATAGCATTCCCAGAAATCAGACCTCTGTGGGCCAAGTACCTGAATTTGTCGGACAAGTTGATCAGAGCTTGTAACATCAGAGCTTAA